The following coding sequences are from one Burkholderiales bacterium window:
- a CDS encoding VWA domain-containing protein, which produces MSVQLQALWPLAFASLVPLALGVMRSSRRNLSRRHMAVLSGVRAAVIVLLVLAACRPIWRHSSDALSLVFALDVSRSVSPTFVVRALDWIERIYAQSKPAHARVVVFAGRPVTVENAQQARVLTVADSAAARAGIARNATDLERALDASLVALERDKVKRIVLLSDGNQTEGDVWRVLPRLKEAGVRVYPVPAVVRDEADVWVDAIEVPEDIRDREPIAITVRVFSPRAAEGSVALMRGPLTLGTKLLRLHAGMNSVRFEARLPGPGVSVLSARASIPGDSVNENDRVQRAVWVGARPRALYVEGGLDAAPWLPEALRSEGIRVEPRPASSVPAEPAALAQYDAMILSDVPAKALTTEQMRALESYVRDLGGGLLFAAGENTFGEEGYAGTPVERILPVEFKAQDKRRDLALVIAIDRSYSMKGRKMEYAKEAARAALDLLEEQHRFAVVAFDSQPHLSVPLQQVRSKKRAEDLIGRIQASGQTNIYPALGMAYRILQQVESKAKHVILLSDGDTHPADFERLVGRMKVAGIVLSTVTIGESGDPKLMEDIARWGGGRSYLATSAEAIPQILVEETRKTVRENLTEQPVRAVVTRRLAALSGIDFSAAPTLRGHVATRPRDTAEVALATDKDAPLLVRWQYGLGKSVMFASDVKNRWAAEWLQWKDYGKFWAQLVRDTMRREGRGALDLRAARQGREALITLSVLDEAGRFRNGLSPRVRVAPADPGCDLVALEQTGPGWYSARIPLPDARLLVVQLVAGGGLSAAAALRTGPAAVDSAFEAELRSLPPDLALLETIARETGAALAPRIEDVFEARGDRGVQLRPLWPWLLAAALLLYLGDLFVRRAPLAWRLLGS; this is translated from the coding sequence ATGAGTGTGCAGCTGCAGGCGCTCTGGCCGCTCGCATTCGCCTCGCTCGTGCCCCTCGCTTTGGGGGTCATGCGCTCGAGCCGGAGAAATCTCTCGCGGCGGCACATGGCCGTGTTGAGCGGGGTGCGCGCCGCGGTGATCGTCCTGCTCGTGCTGGCAGCGTGCCGGCCGATCTGGCGCCACTCATCGGATGCGCTCTCGCTCGTCTTCGCGCTGGATGTGTCGAGGAGCGTCTCGCCGACGTTCGTGGTGCGCGCCCTGGACTGGATCGAGCGGATCTATGCGCAGAGCAAGCCGGCGCACGCGCGCGTGGTGGTTTTCGCGGGCCGTCCGGTGACGGTGGAGAACGCCCAACAGGCGCGCGTACTCACCGTGGCGGACAGCGCGGCTGCGCGTGCCGGCATTGCCCGCAACGCCACCGATCTGGAACGCGCACTCGATGCTTCTCTGGTCGCGCTGGAGCGTGACAAGGTCAAGCGCATCGTGCTCCTCAGCGACGGCAACCAGACCGAGGGGGACGTGTGGCGCGTGCTGCCGCGCCTCAAGGAAGCCGGGGTCAGGGTCTATCCGGTGCCAGCCGTGGTGCGCGACGAGGCCGACGTGTGGGTGGACGCGATCGAAGTGCCGGAGGATATCCGTGACCGGGAGCCGATCGCGATCACGGTGCGCGTGTTCAGTCCGCGCGCGGCCGAAGGCAGCGTCGCGCTGATGCGCGGGCCGCTGACCTTGGGAACGAAGCTCTTGCGCCTGCACGCCGGCATGAATTCGGTGCGCTTCGAGGCACGCCTGCCGGGTCCGGGCGTTAGCGTTCTCAGTGCACGCGCGAGCATACCCGGGGACAGCGTGAACGAGAACGATCGCGTGCAGCGCGCGGTCTGGGTCGGGGCACGTCCGCGCGCGCTTTATGTGGAGGGTGGCCTGGACGCAGCGCCCTGGCTGCCCGAGGCGCTGCGCTCGGAAGGCATCCGGGTCGAGCCGCGACCGGCTTCCAGCGTGCCGGCGGAGCCCGCGGCACTCGCCCAATACGACGCGATGATCCTGTCCGACGTGCCGGCGAAGGCACTCACCACGGAGCAGATGCGTGCGCTCGAGTCCTACGTGCGCGACCTTGGCGGTGGGCTGCTGTTCGCCGCCGGCGAGAACACGTTCGGCGAAGAAGGTTATGCGGGAACTCCGGTCGAACGCATCCTCCCCGTGGAGTTCAAAGCGCAGGACAAGCGCAGGGACCTCGCTCTGGTGATCGCTATCGACCGTTCCTACAGCATGAAGGGGCGCAAGATGGAATACGCGAAAGAGGCGGCGCGCGCCGCGCTGGATCTGCTGGAGGAGCAGCACCGGTTCGCGGTGGTCGCCTTCGACTCGCAGCCGCACTTGTCCGTGCCCCTGCAGCAGGTACGCTCGAAAAAGCGCGCCGAAGACCTGATCGGCCGCATCCAGGCGAGCGGACAGACCAACATCTATCCGGCGCTGGGCATGGCGTATCGCATCCTGCAGCAAGTCGAGTCTAAGGCCAAGCACGTGATCCTGCTTTCCGACGGCGATACGCATCCCGCAGATTTCGAGCGCCTGGTGGGGCGGATGAAAGTCGCCGGCATTGTGCTGTCGACCGTTACGATCGGCGAGAGCGGCGACCCGAAGCTCATGGAGGACATCGCGCGATGGGGCGGAGGACGCAGTTATCTCGCCACCAGCGCCGAGGCGATTCCGCAAATCTTGGTGGAGGAGACTCGGAAGACCGTGCGTGAGAACCTCACGGAACAACCGGTGCGCGCGGTGGTAACGCGGCGCCTGGCCGCTCTGTCAGGCATCGATTTCTCCGCTGCGCCTACGCTGCGCGGTCACGTGGCGACTAGGCCGCGGGACACCGCCGAAGTCGCGCTGGCGACCGACAAGGACGCGCCGCTGCTCGTGCGCTGGCAGTACGGACTGGGAAAGTCGGTGATGTTCGCGTCCGACGTGAAGAATCGCTGGGCAGCCGAGTGGCTGCAGTGGAAGGATTACGGGAAATTCTGGGCGCAGCTGGTGCGCGACACCATGCGCCGCGAAGGGCGCGGTGCGCTCGATCTGCGCGCGGCGCGGCAAGGCCGCGAGGCGCTGATCACCCTCAGCGTGCTGGACGAGGCGGGTCGGTTCCGTAACGGCCTTTCGCCTCGCGTGCGCGTTGCCCCGGCCGATCCCGGCTGCGATCTCGTCGCGTTGGAGCAGACCGGACCGGGCTGGTACAGCGCCAGGATCCCGCTGCCCGATGCGCGACTGCTCGTGGTGCAGCTCGTGGCCGGTGGCGGACTTTCCGCGGCGGCTGCGCTGCGCACCGGTCCCGCTGCGGTGGACAGCGCGTTCGAAGCGGAGCTGCGCTCGCTGCCGCCCGATCTCGCCTTGCTCGAGACCATCGCCCGCGAGACCGGCGCAGCGCTCGCCCCGCGGATCGAGGACGTCTTCGAAGCGCGTGGCGACCGCGGCGTGCAGTTGCGCCCCTTGTGGCCATGGCTGTTGGCGGCCGCCCTGCTGCTCTATCTGGGCGACCTGTTCGTGCGGCGCGCTCCGTTGGCGTGGAGGCTGCTGGGCAGCTGA
- a CDS encoding VWA domain-containing protein produces the protein MNGAGITPMLAAAVLIATLAAVVALYLLRPPARRLLVSSILVWERLLRTSRRRDERWRWWLSLALAGAIAALVAAALIWTVIPAGGTGAQRLLIVIDNSPTMGTRTTDGSTRFEQAKAQARALIGAQPAAAQILLSDTMRRIALPAFETPAAAIDRLQSLSLGTGSDVRPVGAASSGRATLHVFTDGVLLREFPEQAQIHSVFEPVENVGITRFEIRPLPLQPGRYQAFVEVENAGGSAKEVGIATTDRLGTRPVGRVLLPAQGRLAQAFDISATGSGPIRVALSAPGDGFALDDVVYGFLPQRRALRVILVTESNAYLEKSLSAQPGVRLSVVAPARFTDTGEADVYVFDRYAPSHRPSAPALLIRPGRAGWLPRFGPEVIEPRVASWEGSHPLLQHLSLRDLHVQSARPVRFDSPELKVLLRSARNEALIAVDEHEPRRLLVAFALAESNFALHADFPVFLSNAVSWLTSLSLIANRPLGLVELPLKDAKVLAMDGTEIPVRRAADAIRFEAAAPGVYSALSDLGRTLVTVNLLDSKITQVNRSVLQPSAGDTSRDSAPAGAFDGWLALILAALALLIIEWCTYQRRLTI, from the coding sequence ATGAATGGCGCGGGCATCACGCCGATGCTCGCCGCCGCAGTGCTTATCGCGACCCTGGCGGCGGTCGTGGCGCTGTATCTGCTGCGTCCGCCGGCGCGGCGCTTGCTGGTATCCTCGATTCTGGTCTGGGAACGGCTGCTGCGCACCTCGCGGCGACGCGACGAGCGTTGGCGCTGGTGGCTGTCGCTGGCGCTCGCGGGCGCAATCGCGGCCTTGGTCGCGGCCGCGCTCATCTGGACCGTCATCCCGGCAGGCGGCACCGGTGCGCAACGCCTGCTGATCGTGATCGATAACTCGCCCACCATGGGCACGCGCACCACCGACGGGAGCACCCGTTTCGAGCAAGCCAAGGCGCAGGCGCGGGCGCTGATCGGCGCGCAGCCCGCCGCAGCGCAGATCCTGCTCTCGGACACGATGCGCAGGATTGCGCTGCCCGCCTTCGAAACGCCCGCGGCGGCCATTGACAGGCTGCAAAGCCTTTCCCTCGGCACCGGCTCCGACGTGCGGCCTGTCGGCGCAGCGTCCTCTGGTCGAGCCACACTTCATGTCTTCACCGACGGCGTGCTGCTGCGCGAGTTTCCCGAGCAGGCGCAGATCCACTCGGTATTCGAACCCGTGGAAAACGTCGGCATCACGCGCTTCGAAATCAGACCGCTCCCGCTCCAGCCGGGACGCTACCAGGCCTTCGTGGAAGTGGAGAATGCCGGCGGCAGCGCCAAAGAGGTCGGGATCGCAACGACCGATCGCCTGGGCACGCGGCCCGTGGGGCGCGTGTTGCTGCCGGCACAGGGCAGGCTGGCGCAGGCGTTCGATATCTCGGCGACCGGCAGCGGGCCTATCCGCGTGGCACTGTCCGCGCCGGGCGATGGGTTCGCGCTGGACGACGTTGTCTATGGATTCCTGCCGCAGCGGCGCGCGCTCCGGGTGATTCTGGTGACCGAGTCCAATGCCTACCTCGAGAAGTCGCTGTCGGCGCAGCCGGGGGTGCGGTTGAGCGTCGTGGCGCCGGCCCGGTTCACCGACACGGGCGAAGCGGATGTGTATGTCTTCGACCGCTATGCCCCTTCGCACCGGCCCTCCGCCCCGGCGTTGCTGATCCGACCCGGCCGCGCCGGCTGGCTGCCGCGCTTCGGCCCCGAGGTTATCGAGCCCAGGGTTGCGAGTTGGGAAGGCAGCCATCCGCTGCTGCAGCACTTGTCGCTGCGGGATCTGCATGTCCAGAGCGCGCGCCCGGTACGCTTCGACTCGCCCGAGCTGAAGGTGCTGCTGCGCAGCGCGCGCAACGAAGCGCTGATCGCGGTCGACGAGCACGAGCCGCGACGGCTGCTGGTGGCCTTCGCACTCGCGGAATCGAATTTCGCCCTGCATGCCGACTTTCCAGTCTTTCTGAGCAACGCGGTGAGCTGGCTGACTTCGCTTTCCTTGATCGCCAATCGCCCGCTGGGTTTGGTGGAGCTGCCCCTGAAGGACGCCAAGGTGCTGGCCATGGACGGGACTGAAATTCCGGTCCGGCGCGCCGCAGACGCCATTCGTTTCGAGGCGGCAGCGCCCGGCGTCTACAGCGCGCTGTCCGATCTGGGCCGCACCCTGGTCACGGTCAATCTGCTCGATTCCAAGATTACTCAGGTCAACCGCTCGGTGTTGCAGCCTAGCGCGGGCGACACGTCGCGGGACAGCGCGCCGGCCGGCGCTTTCGACGGTTGGCTTGCTCTCATCCTCGCGGCGCTTGCGCTGCTGATAATCGAATGGTGCACCTACCAGCGCCGCCTGACGATATGA